A genomic window from Cytobacillus suaedae includes:
- a CDS encoding ABC transporter ATP-binding protein: MAYIKLNQVSFSYPDAPSQALQDVSLNIEKGQFVVLFGASGSGKSTLLRLLKKEIQPHGVLSGTIHTEVEPTDVGFVFQDPENQVVADQVLHELVFGLENRGLSTNEMRNRVAEMVHFFDAEPLLYRKTHELSGGQKQQMNLASVLLMQPDVLLLDEPTAQLDPVSARGFLDMLVRLNEEFGMTIILAEHRLEEVFTVADKIVMMDHGQVVQEGNPRDVLKELWKSPLQAAYVPTIPSLFLELEGSGELPLTVKEGRPLVQQVATTKRTDVKSEVNQNELMKMKNVYYQYDKKSELILKEVDFTIHSGEIYALLGGNGSGKSTLLKVLAGIFEPQRGKVFYEEKPLKSMKKKEEKIGYLPQNPKLFFIHDTVEGEIQATIEKWGIVGQDEVEQILVDLGIAHLRNSHPYDLSGGELQKSALACLLLRKPEILILDEPTKGLDPLSKGHLVRILTRLKEEGMTIMMSTHDVEFAAQHATKCGMMFQGKITAEDIPRNFFRGNFFYTTMLQRLFRSVPDASIVTFEEAVQACTLNKR, translated from the coding sequence ATGGCGTATATTAAATTAAACCAAGTGTCCTTTTCCTATCCTGATGCGCCATCACAAGCTCTTCAGGATGTTTCTTTAAACATCGAAAAAGGGCAATTTGTTGTGTTATTTGGTGCTTCTGGGAGCGGGAAAAGTACACTATTACGATTATTAAAAAAAGAAATACAACCACATGGCGTGTTGTCTGGAACCATTCACACCGAAGTGGAGCCAACAGATGTTGGCTTTGTATTTCAGGACCCGGAAAATCAAGTGGTGGCAGACCAAGTACTTCATGAACTTGTTTTTGGATTAGAAAACCGAGGCTTATCAACAAATGAAATGAGAAACCGAGTAGCAGAAATGGTTCATTTTTTTGATGCAGAACCACTTTTATATCGTAAAACTCATGAGCTTTCGGGTGGTCAAAAGCAGCAAATGAATTTAGCATCTGTCCTATTAATGCAGCCTGATGTTTTACTATTAGATGAACCAACCGCTCAGCTTGATCCTGTCAGTGCTCGAGGGTTTTTAGACATGCTCGTACGACTTAATGAAGAATTCGGAATGACCATTATCCTTGCTGAGCACCGGTTAGAGGAAGTGTTTACAGTCGCAGATAAGATTGTGATGATGGACCATGGACAGGTTGTGCAGGAGGGAAATCCACGAGATGTCTTAAAAGAACTTTGGAAATCACCTCTACAAGCGGCTTATGTTCCAACCATTCCTTCCCTATTTTTGGAGCTTGAAGGCTCAGGAGAACTTCCTTTGACTGTGAAAGAAGGAAGACCTCTGGTACAGCAGGTAGCCACAACTAAACGAACTGATGTAAAAAGTGAAGTTAATCAAAATGAATTAATGAAAATGAAAAATGTCTATTATCAATATGATAAAAAGAGTGAACTGATATTAAAGGAAGTTGACTTTACGATACATAGTGGAGAAATCTATGCGCTACTTGGTGGAAATGGTTCTGGGAAATCAACCTTACTGAAGGTACTCGCCGGTATATTTGAACCTCAGCGTGGCAAGGTTTTTTATGAAGAAAAGCCGTTAAAATCTATGAAAAAGAAAGAAGAGAAAATCGGATACCTGCCACAAAATCCAAAACTATTTTTTATCCATGATACAGTTGAGGGTGAGATTCAGGCAACCATTGAAAAATGGGGCATAGTTGGACAGGATGAGGTTGAACAGATTTTAGTAGATTTAGGCATCGCTCATCTACGTAATAGTCATCCCTATGATTTAAGTGGAGGCGAACTACAGAAATCAGCTCTTGCTTGTCTACTTCTACGAAAACCTGAGATTCTCATCTTAGACGAACCGACAAAAGGACTTGATCCTCTTTCTAAAGGTCATTTAGTTAGGATTTTAACAAGGCTTAAAGAAGAAGGCATGACCATTATGATGTCCACTCATGATGTTGAATTTGCGGCACAGCATGCAACAAAGTGTGGAATGATGTTTCAGGGGAAGATTACAGCTGAAGACATTCCAAGGAACTTCTTTAGAGGAAATTTCTTTTACACAACCATGCTTCAACGACTGTTCCGCTCAGTACCTGATGCTTCTATCGTAACGTTTGAGGAGGCTGTTCAAGCATGTACCTTAAACAAACGCTAG
- a CDS encoding energy-coupling factor transporter transmembrane protein EcfT: MEHRFEQFHPTVIFLYYVGALSLVMLMLHPLFLAGGFVVVLVINLVQGHLEGLKRWGFLMLSMFTFILILNPLFNERGRTVLFEIGNHRVTLEAVTYGGMTAISIISVIALFVSYNEVMTPNKLLFLFSRFLSQFAILLMLTLRFIPLMRRRLAEISAVQSSKGISVLHGHLKDKAKNGLLYVQVLLTYSLEEAIQTADSMKARGYGSGKRSTYEHFHLKKADVLAISFLASIFIILVFWRLYSGFGYLTVYPRMETVELSGLEIVSLVGYLIFVSFPLLVKGWGYVRWRILN, from the coding sequence ATGGAACATCGCTTTGAACAATTTCATCCAACTGTTATATTCCTATATTATGTCGGGGCTCTTTCTCTTGTAATGCTCATGTTACACCCTCTGTTTTTGGCAGGGGGATTTGTCGTAGTACTGGTGATTAATTTAGTCCAAGGTCACCTTGAGGGTTTAAAAAGATGGGGCTTCTTAATGCTTTCGATGTTCACCTTCATCTTGATACTTAACCCTCTTTTTAATGAACGAGGACGAACCGTATTATTTGAAATCGGAAACCACCGAGTCACACTCGAAGCTGTCACCTATGGGGGAATGACTGCCATATCCATTATTAGTGTGATTGCCTTATTCGTATCTTACAATGAAGTCATGACACCAAACAAATTACTTTTTTTATTTTCCAGATTTTTATCACAATTTGCGATCCTACTCATGCTTACACTCCGATTTATCCCTCTGATGAGAAGGAGGCTAGCAGAAATATCAGCAGTCCAAAGTAGCAAAGGAATATCCGTGCTACATGGACACTTAAAGGATAAGGCAAAAAACGGATTGCTATATGTTCAAGTGTTGCTTACTTACTCCTTGGAGGAAGCCATTCAAACTGCCGACTCTATGAAAGCAAGAGGGTATGGAAGTGGTAAACGTTCAACATATGAGCATTTTCATCTAAAAAAAGCAGATGTGTTAGCCATTTCTTTCTTAGCTTCAATTTTTATCATCCTCGTCTTTTGGAGACTATATAGCGGGTTTGGTTATTTAACGGTTTACCCAAGAATGGAGACAGTCGAATTATCTGGTCTAGAGATAGTAAGTCTTGTAGGTTACCTTATTTTCGTAAGCTTTCCACTACTTGTTAAAGGATGGGGGTATGTTAGATGGCGTATATTAAATTAA